The Equus asinus isolate D_3611 breed Donkey chromosome 15, EquAss-T2T_v2, whole genome shotgun sequence genome includes a window with the following:
- the PROCR gene encoding endothelial protein C receptor isoform X3, with translation MLTTLLPLLPLLLLPGWALCSQEASDGPRNLHMLQISYFLDPNQVWHQGNASLGGLQTHMLEGPGTNVTILQLQPLQDPESWALTERGLQLYLSQFSGFVQLVHRERHVAFPLTIRCFLGCELPPESSQAHVFFEVAVNGSSFVSFQPKTASWVAGSQAPSKVVTYTLQKLNTFNQTSYELLEFLQDTCVQYVQEHLAVKNLKGSQTGRSYTSLVLGVLVGSFIIAGVAVGIFLCTGGRRC, from the exons ATGTTGACAACATTGTTGCCACTGCTGCCTCTACTGCTCCTGCCGGGCTGGGCCCTCTGCAGCCAGGAAGCCTCAGACG GCCCTCGGAACCTCCACATGCTCCAGATCTCCTACTTCCTCGACCCCAATCAAGTGTGGCACCAGGGGAACGCATCGCTGGGGGGGCTGCAGACGCACATGCTGGAAGGCCCGGGCACCAACGTCACGATCCTCCAGCTGCAGCCCTTGCAGGACCCCGAGAGCTGGGCGCTCACAGAGAGGGGGCTGCAGCTCTACCTGAGCCAATTCTCCGGCTTTGTGCAGCTGGTGCACCGGGAGCGGCACGTGGCCT TTCCTCTGACCATTCGCTGCTTCCTGGGCTGTGAACTGCCTCCTGAGAGCTCTCAAGCCCATGTCTTCTTCGAAGTGGCTGTGAATGGAAGCTCCTTTGTGAGTTTCCAACCAAAGACAGCCTCATGGGTGGCAGGGTCCCAGGCACCCTCCAAAGTGGTCACCTACACCCTGCAGAAGCTCAACACCTTCAATCAGACGAGCTATGAACTGCTGGAATTCCTGCAGGACACCTGTGTGCAGTATGTGCAGGAACACCTCGCCGTGAAGAACTTGAAAG GGAGCCAAACAGGCCGCTCCTACACTTCGCTGGTCCTAGGCGTCCTGGTGGGCAGTTTCATCATCGCTGGTGTGGCTGTAGGCATCTTCCTGTGCACAGGTGGACGGCGGTGTTAA
- the PROCR gene encoding endothelial protein C receptor isoform X1, producing the protein MVSSVSISTQKRTPLDSLDYPSGLQPLVESQAPSTSLYILDVSASGCALWNPPQRGLMNPGSKPAVAGRSLQSARARNPGGIKNLRPRMLTTLLPLLPLLLLPGWALCSQEASDGPRNLHMLQISYFLDPNQVWHQGNASLGGLQTHMLEGPGTNVTILQLQPLQDPESWALTERGLQLYLSQFSGFVQLVHRERHVAFPLTIRCFLGCELPPESSQAHVFFEVAVNGSSFVSFQPKTASWVAGSQAPSKVVTYTLQKLNTFNQTSYELLEFLQDTCVQYVQEHLAVKNLKVLSSKKDLLLSYREYSQQITSSCFSSFSVRLTCQEQS; encoded by the exons gcccccagtacatcgttgtatattctagatgtgagtgcctctggttgtgctctgtggaacccgcctcagcgtggcctgatgaacccaggatccaaaccg GCTGTAGCTGGCCGCAGCCTCCAATCGGCCAGAGCCAGGAACCCAGGTGGGATCAAGAATCTCAGACCCAGGATGTTGACAACATTGTTGCCACTGCTGCCTCTACTGCTCCTGCCGGGCTGGGCCCTCTGCAGCCAGGAAGCCTCAGACG GCCCTCGGAACCTCCACATGCTCCAGATCTCCTACTTCCTCGACCCCAATCAAGTGTGGCACCAGGGGAACGCATCGCTGGGGGGGCTGCAGACGCACATGCTGGAAGGCCCGGGCACCAACGTCACGATCCTCCAGCTGCAGCCCTTGCAGGACCCCGAGAGCTGGGCGCTCACAGAGAGGGGGCTGCAGCTCTACCTGAGCCAATTCTCCGGCTTTGTGCAGCTGGTGCACCGGGAGCGGCACGTGGCCT TTCCTCTGACCATTCGCTGCTTCCTGGGCTGTGAACTGCCTCCTGAGAGCTCTCAAGCCCATGTCTTCTTCGAAGTGGCTGTGAATGGAAGCTCCTTTGTGAGTTTCCAACCAAAGACAGCCTCATGGGTGGCAGGGTCCCAGGCACCCTCCAAAGTGGTCACCTACACCCTGCAGAAGCTCAACACCTTCAATCAGACGAGCTATGAACTGCTGGAATTCCTGCAGGACACCTGTGTGCAGTATGTGCAGGAACACCTCGCCGTGAAGAACTTGAAAG TTCTATCTTCAAAGAAAGACTTGCTGTTGAGCTACAGGGAGTACAGCCAACAGATAACCTCTAGCTGCTTCAGTTCCTTCAGTGTCCGCCTCACCTGCCAAGAACAGTCCTGA
- the PROCR gene encoding endothelial protein C receptor isoform X4, producing the protein MLTTLLPLLPLLLLPGWALCSQEASDGPRNLHMLQISYFLDPNQVWHQGNASLGGLQTHMLEGPGTNVTILQLQPLQDPESWALTERGLQLYLSQFSGFVQLVHRERHVAFPLTIRCFLGCELPPESSQAHVFFEVAVNGSSFVSFQPKTASWVAGSQAPSKVVTYTLQKLNTFNQTSYELLEFLQDTCVQYVQEHLAVKNLKVLSSKKDLLLSYREYSQQITSSCFSSFSVRLTCQEQS; encoded by the exons ATGTTGACAACATTGTTGCCACTGCTGCCTCTACTGCTCCTGCCGGGCTGGGCCCTCTGCAGCCAGGAAGCCTCAGACG GCCCTCGGAACCTCCACATGCTCCAGATCTCCTACTTCCTCGACCCCAATCAAGTGTGGCACCAGGGGAACGCATCGCTGGGGGGGCTGCAGACGCACATGCTGGAAGGCCCGGGCACCAACGTCACGATCCTCCAGCTGCAGCCCTTGCAGGACCCCGAGAGCTGGGCGCTCACAGAGAGGGGGCTGCAGCTCTACCTGAGCCAATTCTCCGGCTTTGTGCAGCTGGTGCACCGGGAGCGGCACGTGGCCT TTCCTCTGACCATTCGCTGCTTCCTGGGCTGTGAACTGCCTCCTGAGAGCTCTCAAGCCCATGTCTTCTTCGAAGTGGCTGTGAATGGAAGCTCCTTTGTGAGTTTCCAACCAAAGACAGCCTCATGGGTGGCAGGGTCCCAGGCACCCTCCAAAGTGGTCACCTACACCCTGCAGAAGCTCAACACCTTCAATCAGACGAGCTATGAACTGCTGGAATTCCTGCAGGACACCTGTGTGCAGTATGTGCAGGAACACCTCGCCGTGAAGAACTTGAAAG TTCTATCTTCAAAGAAAGACTTGCTGTTGAGCTACAGGGAGTACAGCCAACAGATAACCTCTAGCTGCTTCAGTTCCTTCAGTGTCCGCCTCACCTGCCAAGAACAGTCCTGA
- the PROCR gene encoding endothelial protein C receptor isoform X2, which translates to MNPGSKPAVAGRSLQSARARNPGGIKNLRPRMLTTLLPLLPLLLLPGWALCSQEASDGPRNLHMLQISYFLDPNQVWHQGNASLGGLQTHMLEGPGTNVTILQLQPLQDPESWALTERGLQLYLSQFSGFVQLVHRERHVAFPLTIRCFLGCELPPESSQAHVFFEVAVNGSSFVSFQPKTASWVAGSQAPSKVVTYTLQKLNTFNQTSYELLEFLQDTCVQYVQEHLAVKNLKGSQTGRSYTSLVLGVLVGSFIIAGVAVGIFLCTGGRRC; encoded by the exons atgaacccaggatccaaaccg GCTGTAGCTGGCCGCAGCCTCCAATCGGCCAGAGCCAGGAACCCAGGTGGGATCAAGAATCTCAGACCCAGGATGTTGACAACATTGTTGCCACTGCTGCCTCTACTGCTCCTGCCGGGCTGGGCCCTCTGCAGCCAGGAAGCCTCAGACG GCCCTCGGAACCTCCACATGCTCCAGATCTCCTACTTCCTCGACCCCAATCAAGTGTGGCACCAGGGGAACGCATCGCTGGGGGGGCTGCAGACGCACATGCTGGAAGGCCCGGGCACCAACGTCACGATCCTCCAGCTGCAGCCCTTGCAGGACCCCGAGAGCTGGGCGCTCACAGAGAGGGGGCTGCAGCTCTACCTGAGCCAATTCTCCGGCTTTGTGCAGCTGGTGCACCGGGAGCGGCACGTGGCCT TTCCTCTGACCATTCGCTGCTTCCTGGGCTGTGAACTGCCTCCTGAGAGCTCTCAAGCCCATGTCTTCTTCGAAGTGGCTGTGAATGGAAGCTCCTTTGTGAGTTTCCAACCAAAGACAGCCTCATGGGTGGCAGGGTCCCAGGCACCCTCCAAAGTGGTCACCTACACCCTGCAGAAGCTCAACACCTTCAATCAGACGAGCTATGAACTGCTGGAATTCCTGCAGGACACCTGTGTGCAGTATGTGCAGGAACACCTCGCCGTGAAGAACTTGAAAG GGAGCCAAACAGGCCGCTCCTACACTTCGCTGGTCCTAGGCGTCCTGGTGGGCAGTTTCATCATCGCTGGTGTGGCTGTAGGCATCTTCCTGTGCACAGGTGGACGGCGGTGTTAA